From Solanum lycopersicum chromosome 8, SLM_r2.1, the proteins below share one genomic window:
- the LOC101263633 gene encoding F-box/kelch-repeat protein SKIP25-like, with translation MENTGVKVVVAAPTRTLVSQAEKPDMVVNEAFQVAAMIEKLPPSRNDFKNYLKHKRKEMKLEDLEWFLDSGATRHICSAKEAFATYTPALYDEDLFMGNTATARIAGIGKATIVPHGLLFSPQMNNSATITIAAADTAAVKRRKKLDQCHQYQSLIPGLPDDIARICLYHVQPSILYSVCHSWRRLVYSPSFPPFLSIYSLLKPSKSEENSVQFANFDPISAKWNLLPPPPLNPPLRLLLRHRSFISRHLPIQSISVSGNFILLAATTDPLLPALSRPLVFNPLTRKWTPGPRFETPRRWCVAGASKGVVYVASGIGSSYNPEVARSVEKWDLKSNCTKYSCNHHDRNKVWKWEKMSGLKDGKFSREAIEAVGWRGKMCMVNVKGDAAKEGIIYDVGSDTWKEMPEGMLVGWRGPVAAMEEEVIYTVDESKGALRKYDPESDSWIMILENEMLKGAQHMAAAGGRVCVVCGGGDGIAVVDVTAQPLSLVVVGTPVGFQVLDVHILPRMNQLDSESKNEC, from the exons atggaaaacactggTGTTAAAGTGGttgttgctgcaccaacccgaactcttgtatcacaagcagagaaaccgg atatggtagtaaatgaagcttttcaagtggctgcaatgatcgagaaaTTGCCTCCTTCGcggaatgatttcaagaattatctaaagcacaagcgtaaagaaatgaagcttgaagatctt gagtggtttctcgactcaggtgctactagacatatttgctctgcaaaagaagcctttgcaacatACACTCCTGCTTTgtacgatgaagatttattcatgggaaacacagcaacagcaaggattgcaggaattgggaaa GCCACTATTGTACCTCACGGTTTACTCTTTTCCCCTCAAATGAACAACTCCGCCACCATAACTATCGCTGCCGCAGACACAGCTGCCGTCAAACGCCGGAAAAAACTTGATCAGTGTCATCAGTATCAGTCCTTGATTCCTGGACTTCCTGATGATATAGCTCGGATTTGTCTTTATCATGTTCAACCTTCAATTCTGTACTCCGTTTGTCATTCATGGCGTCGGCTTGTTTATTCTCCTTCGTTTCCCCCCTTTTTATCCATATATTCCTTACTGAAGCCATCTAAATCTGAGGAAAACTCCGTTCAGTTCGCGAATTTCGATCCGATTTCAGCAAAATGGAATTTACTCCCTCCGCCTCCACTTAATCCACCTCTCCGTCTCCTTCTCCGTCACCGCTCGTTCATCTCACGACACCTTCCGATTCAATCGATAAGCGTTTCAGGCAATTTTATACTCCTCGCCGCGACGACTGACCCTTTGCTCCCTGCCTTATCTCGTCCTCTTGTTTTCAACCCGCTCACTCGTAAATGGACTCCCGGTCCCCGGTTCGAAACTCCGAGACGGTGGTGCGTTGCCGGCGCGTCGAAGGGCGTGGTGTATGTTGCGAGTGGGATTGGGTCAAGTTATAACCCAGAGGTAGCTCGATCAGTTGAAAAGTGGGACCTGAAAAGTAACTGCACAAAGTACAGCTGTAACCATCACGATAGAAACAAGGTCTGGAAATGGGAGAAAATGAGTGGTCTCAAGGATGGGAAATTTAGTAGGGAAGCGATTGAAGCAGTAGGCTGGAGAGGGAAGATGTGTATGGTAAACGTGAAAGGCGATGCGGCGAAAGAAGGAATAATCTACGACGTCGGAAGCGACACGTGGAAGGAGATGCCGGAGGGGATGTTGGTTGGGTGGAGAGGTCCGGTGGCGGCGATGGAGGAGGAAGTTATTTATACAGTGGATGAATCGAAAGGAGCATTGAGGAAGTATGATCCAGAAAGTGATAGTTGGATTATGATTTTGGAAAATGAGATGCTTAAAGGCGCACAACATATGGCTGCTGCCGGCGGTAGAGTTTGCGTGGTTTGTGGCGGCGGTGATGGGATAGCGGTGGTGGATGTGACGGCTCAGCCGCTGAGTTTGGTGGTGGTGGGAACTCCGGTGGGGTTTCAGGTTTTGGACGTACATATTTTGCCAAGAATGAATCAATTGGATTCTGAATCAAAAAATGAATGTTAA
- the LOC101265053 gene encoding mediator of RNA polymerase II transcription subunit 28-like yields the protein MAERHSVDQQQTPESQMQSPASRDDMIACVMALEAALLPCLPARELQAIDRSAHPYHQIDVERHARDFMEAAKKLQLYLIGLQREDLPSKPDMLRKEIAKMEEELKTKTELLSKQERLIQEWRKELKDQLDKHNMELERV from the exons ATGGCTGAGAGACATTCTGTTGATCAACAGCAAACTCCTGAATCGCAAATGCAATCTCCTGCTTCAAGGGATGACATGATTGCGTGTGTTATGGCATTAGAGGCTGCTTTGCTTCCTTGTTTGCCTGCACGAGAGCTACAGGCGATAGACCGTTCAGCCCATCCTTATCATCAGA TTGATGTTGAGAGGCATGCGAGAGATTTCATGGAAGCAGCTAAAAAGCTTCAACTTTATTTGATTGGATTACAACGCGAGGACCTGCCGTCCAAGCCAGATATGCTTAGAAAG GAGATTGCAAAAATGGAAGAAGAGTTGAAAACGAAAACTGAGCTATTAAGTAAGCAGGAAAGACTGATCCAAGAATGGAGGAAGGAGTTGAAGGATCAATTAGACAAACACAACATGGAGTTGGAAAGGGTGTAA
- the LOC606710 gene encoding polyphenol oxidase A, chloroplastic: protein MASLCSNSSSTSLKTPFTSSTTCLSSTPKASQLFLHGKRNKTFKVSCKVTNTNGNQDETNSVDRRNVLLGLGGLYGVANAIPLAASAAPTPPPDLSSCNKPKINATTEVPYFCCAPKPDDMSKVPYYKFPSVTKLRIRPPAHALDEAYIAKYNLAISRMKDLDKTQPDNPIGFKQQANIHCAYCNGGYSIDGKVLQVHNSWLFFPFHRWYLYFYERILGSLIDDPTFGLPFWNWDHPKGMRFPPMFDVPGTALYDERRGDQIHNGNFIDLGSFGDQVETTQLQLMTNNLTLMYRQLVTNSPCPLMFFGGPYTLGSTVEAAGTVENIPHSPVHIWVGTRRGSVLPDGKISNGEDMGNFYSAGLDPLFYCHHSNVDRMWNEWKATGGKRTDIQNKDWLNSEFFFYDENGNPFKVRVRDCLDTKKMGYDYQPTATPWRNFKPKTKASAGKVNTGSIPPESQVFPLAKLDKAISFSINRPASSRTQQEKNAQEEVLTFNAIKYDNRDYIRFDVFLNVDNNVNANELDKAEFAGSYTSLPHVHRVGDPKHTATATLRLAITELLEDIGLEDEDTIAVTLVPKKGDISIGGVEIKLADC from the coding sequence ATGGCAAGTTTGTgtagtaatagtagtagtacATCTCTCAAAACTCCTTTTACTTCTTCCACCACTTGTTTATCTTCCACTCCTAAGGCTTCTCAACTTTTCCTACATGGAAAACGTAACAAAACATTCAAAGTTTCATGCAAGGTTACCAATACTAACGGTAACCAAGATGAAACGAATTCTGTTGATCGAAGAAATGTTCTTCTTGGCTTAGGTGGTCTTTATGGTGTTGCTAATGCTATACCATTAGCTGCATCCGCTGCTCCTACACCACCTCCTGATCTCTCATCTTGTAATAAACCAAAGATTAATGCAACTACGGAGGTGCCATACTTTTGTTGCGCGCCTAAGCCTGATGATATGTCCAAAGTTCCTTATTACAAGTTCCCTTCTGTGACTAAGCTCCGTATTCGTCCCCCTGCTCATGCTCTTGATGAGGCGTATATTGCCAAGTACAATCTGGCGATTAGTCGAATGAAAGATCTTGATAAGACACAACCTGATAACCCTATTGGTTTTAAGCAACAAGCTAATATACATTGTGCTTATTGTAATGGTGGTTATTCTATTGATGGCAAAGTGTTGCAAGTTCATAACTCGTGGCTTTTCTTCCCGTTCCATAGATGGTACTTGTACTTCTACGAAAGAATCTTGGGATCACTCATCGATGATCCAACATTCGGTTTGCCATTTTGGAATTGGGATCATCCAAAGGGCATGCGTTTCCCTCCCATGTTTGATGTTCCAGGGACCGCCCTTTATGACGAAAGGCGTGGTGATCAAATCCATAATGGGAACTTTATAGATCTTGGTTCTTTTGGGGATCAAGTTGAGACAACTCAGTTGCAGTTGATGACTAATAACTTAACCCTGATGTACCGTCAGTTGGTAACTAATTCTCCATGTCCTCTTATGTTCTTTGGTGGACCTTACACTCTTGGGAGTACGGTCGAAGCAGCGGGAACTGTTGAAAACATCCCTCACAGCCCTGTTCACATTTGGGTTGGTACGAGACGAGGTTCAGTTTTACCTGATGGTAAAATATCAAATGGTGAGGATATGGGTAATTTCTATTCAGCTGGTTTAGACCCGCTTTTCTATTGCCATCACAGCAATGTGGACAGGATGTGGAACGAATGGAAGGCAACTGGAGGTAAACGAACAGATATACAAAACAAAGATTGGTTGAACTCGGAGTTCTTTTTCTATGATGAGAATGGAAATCCGTTCAAAGTGAGAGTCAGAGACTGTTTGGATACGAAGAAGATGGGGTATGATTACCAGCCAACGGCGACCCCATGGCGTAACTTCAAGCCAAAAACAAAGGCTTCAGCTGGGAAAGTGAATACGGGTTCAATTCCTCCCGAAAGCCAGGTATTCCCATTGGCTAAACTCGACAAAGCAATTTCATTTTCCATCAACAGGCCTGCTTCCTCGAGGACTCAACAAGAGAAAAATGCACAAGAGGAGGTCCTAACATTCAATGcaataaaatatgataacaGAGATTACATAAGATTCGATGTGTTCCTCAACGTGGATAACAATGTGAACGCGAATGAGCTTGACAAGGCAGAGTTTGCGGGGAGTTATACTAGCTTGCCACATGTACACAGAGTTGGAGATCCTAAACATACTGCAACTGCTACTCTCCGGCTGGCGATAACAGAACTGTTGGAGGACATTGGTTTGGAAGATGAAGATACTATCGCGGTGACTCTGGTACCAAAGAAAGGTGATATCTCCATTGGAGGTGTGGAGATCAAGCTTGCGGATTGTTAA
- the LOC101258176 gene encoding polyphenol oxidase D, chloroplastic (The RefSeq protein has 1 substitution compared to this genomic sequence) yields the protein MASLCSNSSTTSLKTPFTSLGSTPKPCQLFLHGKRNKAFKVSCKVTNTNGNQDETNSVDRRNVLLGLGGLYGVANAIPLAASAAPTPPPDLSSCSIARIDENQVVSYSCCAPKPDDMEKVPYYKFPSMTKLRVRQPAHEADEEYIAKYNLAVSKMRDLDKTQPLNPIGFKQQANIHCAYCNGAYRIGGKELQVHNSWLFFPFHRWYLYFYERIVGKLIDDPTFALPYWNWDHPKGMRFPAMYDREGTFLFDETRDQSHRNGTVIDLGFFGNEVETTQLQMMSNNLTLMYRQMVTNAPCPRMFFGGPYDLGTNVELPGTIENIPHGPVHIWSGTVRGSTLPNGAISNGENMGHFYSAGLDPVFFCHHSNVDRMWSEWKATGGKRTDITHKDWLNSEFFFYDENENPYRVKVRDCLDTKKMGYDYKPMATPWRNFKPLTKASAGKVNTSSIPPVSQAFPLAKLDKAVSFSINRPTSSRTPQEKNAQEEMLTFNSIRYDNRGYIRFDVFLNVDNNVNANELDKAEFAGSYTSLPHVHRAGETNHIATVDFQLAITELLEDIGLEDEDTIAVTLVPKRGGEGISIENATISLADC from the coding sequence ATGGCAAGTTTGTGTAGTAATAGTAGTACTACTTCTCTCAAAACTCCTTTCACTTCTTTAGGTTCCACTCCAAAGCCTTGTCAACTTTTCCTACATGGAAAACGTAACAAAGCATTCAAAGTTTCATGCAAGGTTACCAATACTAACGGTAACCAAGATGAAACGAATTCTGTAGATCGAAGGAATGTTCTTCTTGGCTTAGGAGGTCTTTATGGTGTTGCTAATGCTATACCATTAGCTGCATCGGCTGCTCCTACACCACCTCCTGATCTCTCGTCTTGTAGTATAGCAAGGATTGACGAGAATCAGGTGGTGTCATACAGTTGTTGCGCGCCTAAGCCTGATGATATGGAGAAAGTTCCGTATTACAAGTTCCCTTCTATGACTAAGCTCCGTGTTCGTCAGCCTGCTCATGAGGCTGATGAGGAGTACATCGCCAAGTACAACTTGGCGGTTAGCAAGATGAGAGATCTTGATAAGACACAACCTTTGAACCCTATTGGTTTTAAGCAACAAGCTAATATACATTGTGCTTATTGTAACGGTGCTTATAGAATTGGTGGCAAAGAGTTACAAGTTCATAACTCGTGGCTTTTCTTCCCGTTCCATAGATGGTACTTGTACTTCTACGAGAGAATCGTGGGAAAACTGATTGATGATCCAACTTTCGCTTTGCCCTATTGGAATTGGGATCATCCAAAGGGTATGCGTTTTCCTGCCATGTATGATCGTGAAGGGACTTTTCTTTTCGATGAAACACGTGACCAAAGTCACCGTAATGGAACCGTCATTGATCTTGGATTTTTTGGCAGTGAAGTCGAAACAACTCAGCTACAGATGATGAGTAATAACTTAACTCTAATGTACCGTCAAATGGTGACTAATGCTCCATGTCCTCGGATGTTCTTTGGCGGACCTTATGATCTCGGGACTAACGTTGAACTCCCCGGAACTATAGAGAACATCCCTCACGGTCCTGTGCACATTTGGTCTGGTACAGTGAGAGGTTCAACTTTGCccaatggagccatatcaaacGGGGAGAATATGGGACATTTCTATTCCGCTGGTTTAGACCCGGTTTTCTTTTGCCATCACAGCAATGTGGATCGAATGTGGAGCGAATGGAAAGCAACAGGAGGGAAAAGAACCGATATCACACATAAAGATTGGTTGAACTCCGAATTCTTCTTCTACGATGAAAATGAAAATCCTTACCGTGTGAAAGTCAGGGACTGCTTGGACACGAAGAAGATGGGGTACGATTACAAGCCAATGGCAACCCCATGGCGTAACTTCAAGCCTTTAACAAAGGCTTCAGCTGGGAAAGTAAATACAAGTTCAATTCCTCCAGTAAGCCAGGCATTCCCATTGGCGAAACTCGACAAAGCAGTTTCGTTTTCCATCAACAGGCCGACTTCATCGCGGACTCCACAAGAGAAAAATGCACAAGAGGAGATGCTAACATTCAACAGCATAAGATATGATAACAGAGGGTACATAAGGTTCGATGTGTTCCTGAACGTGGACAACAATGTGAATGCGAATGAGCTTGATAAGGCAGAGTTCGCGGGGAGTTATACTAGTTTGCCACATGTTCATAGAGCTGGTGAGACTAATCACATCGCCACGGTTGATTTCCAGCTGGCCATAACAGAACTGTTGGAGGATATTGGTTTGGAAGATGAAGACACAATTGCGGTGACTCTGGTGCCAAAGAGAGGTGGAGAAGGTATCTCCATTGAAAATGCGACCATCAGTCTTGCTGATTGTTAA
- the LOC101258774 gene encoding polyphenol oxidase B, chloroplastic has protein sequence MASVVCNSSSSTTTTTLKTPFTSLGSTPKPSQLFLHGKRNKTFKVSCKVINNNGNQDETNSVDRRNVLLGLGGLYGVANAIPLAASATPIPSPDLKTCGRATISDGPLVPYSCCPPPMPTNFDTIPYYKFPSMTKLRIRTPAHAVDEEYIAKYNLAISRMRDLDKTEPLNPLGFKQQANIHCAYCNGAYIIGGKELQVHNSWLFFPFHRWYLYFYERILGKLIDDPTFALPYWNWDHPKGMRLPPMFDREGSSLYDERRNQQVRNGTVLDLGSFGDKVETTQLQLMSNNLTLMYRQMVTNAPCPLLFFGAPYVLGNNVEAPGTIETIPHIPVHIWAGTVRGSKFPNGDVSYGEDMGNFYSAGLDPVFYCHHGNVDRMWNEWKAIGGKRRDISEKDWLNSEFFFYDEHKNPYRVKVRDCLDTKKMGYDYAPMPTPWRNFKPKSKASVGKVNTSTLPPANEVFPLAKMDKTISFAINRPASSRTQQEKNEQEEMLTFNNIRYDNRGYIRFDVFLNVDNNVNANELDKAEFAGSYTSLPHVHRAGENDHIAKVNFQLAITELLEDIGLEDEDTIAVTLVPKKGGEGISIENVEIKLVDC, from the coding sequence ATGGCAAGTGTAGTGTgcaatagtagtagtagtactaCTACTACAACGCTCAAAACTCCTTTTACTTCTTTAGGTTCCACTCCTAAGCCCTCTCAACTTTTCCTTCATGGAAAACGTAACAAAACATTCAAAGTTTCATGCAAGGTTATCAATAATAACGGTAACCAAGATGAAACGAATTCTGTTGATCGAAGGAATGTTCTTCTTGGTTTAGGAGGTCTTTATGGTGTTGCTAATGCTATACCATTAGCGGCATCGGCTACTCCTATTCCATCCCCTGATCTCAAAACTTGTGGTAGAGCCACCATATCGGATGGTCCACTTGTACCCTATTCTTGTTGTCCCCCTCCTATGCCGACTAACTTTGACACCATTCCATATTACAAGTTCCCTTCTATGACTAAACTCCGTATCCGTACCCCTGCTCATGCTGTAGATGAGGAGTATATCGCGAAGTATAATTTGGCCATAAGTCGAATGAGGGATCTTGACAAGACAGAACCGTTAAACCCTCTAGGGTTTAAGCAACAAGCTAATATACACTGTGCTTATTGTAACGGTGCTTATATAATTGGTGGCAAAGAGTTACAAGTTCATAACTCGTGGCTTTTCTTCCCGTTCCATCGATGGTACTTGTACTTTTACGAAAGAATATTGGGGAAACTCATTGATGATCCAACTTTCGCTTTACCATACTGGAATTGGGATCATCCAAAGGGCATGCGTTTACCTCCCATGTTCGATCGTGAAGGTTCTTCCCTCTACGATGAAAGGCGTAATCAACAAGTCCGTAATGGAACGGTTTTGGATCTTGGTTCATTTGGGGATAAAGTTGAAACAACTCAACTCCAGTTGATGAGCAATAATTTAACCCTAATGTACCGTCAAATGGTAACTAATGCTCCATGTCCTCTCTTGTTCTTCGGTGCGCCTTACGTTCTTGGGAATAACGTTGAAGCACCGGGAACCATTGAAACCATCCCTCATATTCCTGTACATATTTGGGCTGGTACTGTCCGTGGTTCAAAATTTCCTAACGGTGATGTGTCCTACGGTGAGGATATGGGTAATTTCTACTCAGCTGGTTTGGACCCGGTTTTCTATTGCCATCACGGCAATGTGGACCGGATGTGGAACGAATGGAAGGCAATAGGAGGTAAAAGAAGAGATATATCTGAAAAGGATTGGTTGAACTCCGAGTTCTTTTTCTACGACGAACACAAAAATCCTTACCGTGTGAAAGTCAGGGACTGTTTGGACACGAAGAAAATGGGGTATGATTACGCACCAATGCCAACTCCATGGCGTAATTTCAAACCAAAATCAAAGGCGTCCGTAGGGAAAGTGAATACAAGTACACTCCCCCCAGCAAACGAGGTATTCCCACTCGCGAAGATGGATAAGACTATTTCATTTGCTATCAACAGGCCAGCTTCATCGCGGACTCAACAAGAGAAAAATGAACAAGAGGAGATGTTAACGTTCAATAACATAAGATATGATAACAGAGGGTACATAAGGTTCGATGTGTTCCTGAACGTGGACAACAATGTGAACGCAAATGAGCTTGATAAGGCAGAGTTCGCGGGGAGTTATACTAGTTTGCCACATGTTCACAGAGCTGGCGAGAATGATCATATCGCGAAGGTTAATTTCCAGCTGGCGATAACAGAACTGTTGGAGGACATTGGTTTGGAAGATGAAGATACTATCGCGGTGACTCTGGTACCAAAGAAAGGCGGTGAAGGTATCTCCATTGAGAATGTGGAGATCAAGCTTGTGGATTGTTAA